Proteins from one Mycobacterium sp. EPa45 genomic window:
- a CDS encoding cytochrome P450: protein MLLDPAEFFGDKAIQDPYPLYARLRAAGPVHQVGDSGFYVVCNWAAINEVATRPEDFSSNLTATMTYTPDGGVARFDMDRVGGPTHILVTADDPVHAIHRKLVLSQFTAKRVRGFEQLIVDIFEKLWVQGVVGGRIEWMAEVANRLPMMIVARMIGVPDADVDRLAHWGYATTQLLDGLMSADELAASMTAITELNGYIDQHLRQAIADPQDDLIGDLARACSDGRLDHFTAQLILVSLFSAGGESTASLLGTTVWLLATNPGLQQQLRAHPELLGAFIEETLRLEPPFRAHYRHVLHDTQLCGVELPAGSLVLLLWGAANRDPEYIDRPNDLRLDRRNIKGHLTFGKGAHFCLGAPLARLEATTVLTLLLGRTTSVTAVDVGPWLPSVLARRHEYLELIVD, encoded by the coding sequence ATGCTGCTGGACCCGGCCGAGTTCTTCGGTGACAAGGCGATTCAGGACCCTTATCCGCTATATGCCCGGCTGCGTGCCGCCGGGCCGGTCCACCAGGTCGGCGATTCCGGGTTCTACGTGGTGTGCAACTGGGCCGCGATCAACGAGGTCGCTACCCGGCCGGAGGATTTTTCGTCGAACCTCACCGCGACGATGACCTATACCCCGGATGGCGGCGTGGCGCGCTTCGACATGGACCGGGTCGGCGGGCCGACGCATATCCTGGTTACCGCCGACGATCCCGTGCACGCGATCCACCGCAAATTGGTGCTATCGCAGTTCACGGCGAAACGGGTCAGAGGCTTCGAGCAGCTGATCGTCGACATCTTCGAAAAGCTCTGGGTACAGGGAGTTGTCGGCGGCCGGATCGAGTGGATGGCCGAGGTGGCCAATCGGCTGCCGATGATGATCGTCGCCCGGATGATCGGTGTTCCCGACGCTGACGTCGACCGGCTGGCGCACTGGGGCTATGCCACAACTCAGCTTCTCGACGGCTTGATGTCGGCCGACGAACTCGCAGCGTCGATGACGGCGATCACCGAACTCAACGGCTACATCGACCAACATCTGCGGCAGGCCATCGCCGACCCGCAGGACGACCTGATCGGTGATCTGGCCCGGGCGTGCTCCGATGGCCGGCTGGACCACTTCACCGCGCAGCTCATCCTGGTGTCACTGTTCAGTGCTGGTGGCGAGTCCACGGCATCGCTGCTGGGGACCACGGTGTGGTTGCTGGCAACCAATCCCGGACTGCAGCAACAGCTTCGCGCGCACCCGGAGTTGCTGGGCGCCTTCATCGAGGAGACGCTGCGGTTGGAGCCGCCGTTCCGGGCCCACTACCGTCATGTGCTGCACGACACGCAGCTCTGCGGCGTCGAGCTGCCCGCGGGTTCCTTGGTCCTGCTTCTGTGGGGCGCGGCCAACCGTGATCCCGAGTATATCGACCGACCGAACGACCTGCGGCTCGACCGACGAAACATCAAGGGGCACCTGACCTTCGGCAAGGGCGCCCATTTCTGTCTGGGCGCACCGCTGGCGAGGCTGGAGGCTACGACCGTCCTGACGCTGCTGCTGGGGCGCACGACGTCGGTCACAGCTGTCGATGTGGGGCCGTGGTTGCCCAGCGTGCTCGCGCGTCGACATGAGTATCTCGAACTGATCGTGGACTGA
- a CDS encoding nuclear transport factor 2 family protein translates to MIDDLLPHLREMKDRADIHDCMQRYARGMDRQDRALLRSAYHDGAIDDHVGFVGDVDDFIDWAFAYHSTQTRYQHYLLNHFAEIDGKTAHSETYYLFVGTDRQPADHMTWSGGRYVDRLECRDGRWAIVTRVCVVEWNTESTSQLTEQVIAMVPTMRPATHDRTDPSYDRPLSIS, encoded by the coding sequence ATGATCGATGATCTGCTCCCCCACCTTCGGGAGATGAAGGACCGCGCTGACATTCATGACTGCATGCAGCGTTACGCCCGCGGGATGGACAGACAGGACCGCGCGCTGCTGCGGTCGGCGTACCACGATGGCGCGATCGACGATCACGTCGGATTCGTCGGGGACGTCGATGATTTCATCGATTGGGCGTTCGCCTACCACTCGACGCAGACTCGCTACCAACACTATCTGCTGAACCACTTCGCGGAGATCGACGGCAAGACCGCCCACTCAGAGACCTACTACCTGTTCGTCGGCACCGACAGACAACCTGCCGACCACATGACGTGGTCCGGCGGACGCTACGTCGACCGGCTCGAGTGCCGCGACGGGCGTTGGGCGATCGTCACGCGGGTGTGCGTCGTGGAATGGAACACCGAGTCGACATCGCAACTGACCGAACAGGTCATCGCGATGGTGCCGACGATGCGTCCGGCAACTCATGACCGGACGGATCCGTCCTATGACCGCCCGCTATCGATTTCATAA
- a CDS encoding nitroreductase family protein → MDTETLLTTTRSARKALDLGEPVDVGQIRECLGIALQAANGSNQQAWQWLVITDQALRAAIADLYRKAYLDKVGGQFIADLVPAGTPGAALMSSTEWLVENLAQVPVLVIPCYEPTYPRAHGDESFYLATLYGSIFPAVWNFQLALRTRGYGTCITTLHLHHEAAVRELLGIPDTYVQGCLLPVAKLRAGREFRPAPRRPLDEVIGLNGWNGASR, encoded by the coding sequence GTGGATACCGAAACCCTGCTCACCACAACCAGATCGGCGCGCAAGGCGCTCGATCTCGGCGAGCCGGTCGATGTAGGCCAGATCCGCGAGTGCCTGGGCATCGCGCTGCAGGCAGCCAACGGATCCAACCAGCAGGCCTGGCAGTGGCTGGTCATCACCGATCAAGCGCTGCGGGCCGCGATCGCCGACCTCTACCGAAAGGCCTACCTCGACAAGGTAGGCGGTCAGTTCATCGCGGACCTCGTCCCGGCCGGCACGCCCGGTGCCGCATTGATGAGTTCGACCGAGTGGCTGGTGGAGAACCTGGCTCAGGTGCCGGTACTGGTGATCCCCTGCTACGAGCCGACGTATCCGCGTGCACACGGCGACGAGTCGTTCTACCTGGCGACGCTGTACGGGTCGATCTTTCCGGCGGTGTGGAATTTCCAACTGGCACTGCGTACCCGGGGCTACGGCACCTGTATCACCACACTGCATCTGCACCACGAAGCGGCGGTGCGGGAGTTGTTGGGGATACCGGATACCTACGTCCAAGGCTGCCTGCTACCGGTGGCCAAGCTGCGCGCGGGTCGTGAGTTCCGTCCGGCCCCGCGAAGACCACTTGACGAGGTCATCGGCCTCAATGGCTGGAACGGAGCCTCCAGATGA
- a CDS encoding amidohydrolase family protein has translation MDMNDMVLISVDDHMVEPPDMFDKHIPAKYSDDVPKLIQRADGTDAWVFEGQEATNVGLNAVAGRPPDEYGAEPTKLSEIREGCYNIHERIRDMNANGVAAALNFPSYPQFCGQYFARAKDKELGLAVLRAYNDWHIDEWCGTYPGRMIPQALPPIWDPQLMADEVRRVAKKGCHAVSFSENPTKIDYPSLHDPHWDPFWQACSDENTVVNLHIGSSSSVVITSIDAPVDTMITLQPMSIVQAAADLIWSPMLRRFPDLTFALSEGGIGWVPYFLERIDRVYKMHRAWTHQDFGDKLPSEVFLDRVALCFIDDEFGVASRDKLNLDMVTWECDYPHSDSTWPLAPETLAIYLDGVSDDETNRITHENAMRLYSFDMFSHIPKEQLTVGALRAQATDVDLGFRSSERLRKTGTDTVTVLDLAAKLPT, from the coding sequence ATGGATATGAACGATATGGTCCTGATTTCCGTCGACGACCACATGGTCGAGCCGCCGGATATGTTCGACAAGCACATCCCCGCCAAGTACTCCGACGACGTCCCGAAACTGATCCAGCGCGCCGACGGTACCGATGCCTGGGTCTTCGAGGGCCAGGAGGCCACCAACGTCGGGCTCAACGCGGTAGCCGGTCGCCCACCCGACGAGTACGGGGCCGAACCGACCAAGCTCAGTGAGATTCGCGAGGGCTGCTACAACATTCACGAACGCATCCGCGATATGAACGCCAACGGTGTCGCCGCGGCATTGAACTTTCCGTCCTACCCGCAGTTCTGTGGCCAGTACTTTGCCCGGGCGAAGGACAAGGAACTCGGGCTGGCGGTGTTGCGCGCCTATAACGACTGGCACATCGACGAGTGGTGCGGCACCTATCCGGGGCGGATGATTCCACAAGCGCTGCCGCCGATTTGGGATCCGCAGCTGATGGCCGACGAAGTGCGCCGGGTCGCCAAGAAGGGCTGCCATGCGGTCTCCTTCTCGGAGAACCCGACCAAGATCGACTACCCGTCGCTGCACGACCCGCACTGGGATCCGTTCTGGCAGGCCTGCAGCGATGAGAACACCGTGGTGAACCTGCACATCGGGTCGTCGTCATCGGTGGTGATCACGTCGATCGACGCACCGGTGGACACCATGATCACGTTGCAGCCGATGAGCATCGTGCAAGCCGCGGCCGACCTGATCTGGTCACCGATGCTCCGTCGATTCCCCGATCTCACGTTCGCGCTCTCGGAGGGTGGGATCGGCTGGGTGCCCTACTTTTTGGAACGGATCGACCGGGTGTACAAAATGCACCGCGCCTGGACCCATCAGGACTTCGGCGACAAGCTACCCAGCGAGGTGTTCCTGGATCGAGTCGCGCTGTGCTTCATCGACGACGAGTTCGGTGTGGCGAGTCGCGACAAGCTCAACCTCGACATGGTCACCTGGGAATGCGACTACCCCCACTCGGATTCGACCTGGCCCTTGGCACCCGAAACGCTGGCGATCTACCTCGACGGCGTCAGCGATGACGAAACCAACCGAATCACCCACGAGAATGCGATGCGGCTGTACTCGTTCGACATGTTCTCTCACATCCCCAAGGAACAACTCACCGTGGGGGCACTGCGAGCCCAGGCCACCGACGTCGACCTCGGCTTCCGGTCGTCGGAACGGTTGCGCAAGACCGGCACCGACACCGTCACGGTCCTCGACCTTGCCGCCAAGCTCCCGACGTAA
- a CDS encoding SDR family NAD(P)-dependent oxidoreductase — MVDFTDQSVIVTGAGRGLGRLYALDLAKRGAAVVVNDIGSTMRGDGVDAAVADSVVDEITAAGGRAVASHDSVDTAEGGAAIVETAVDAFGRLDAVISNAGIFGSVAFEDLSHDDWTRMLRVHLDGGFHLSQPAYRAMKTGGGGRFVFISSSAGVFGQPMEAHYAAAKAGLIGLTNVIAIEGEAHGIQANAVLPTGFSRMVTETVGDEKFLAESGFMRAIRPELVVPLVVYLASAACTFSHRNYSACAGRFARAFIGLSEGWLADADTEPSAEDIAAHLDQISATEKFIVPTSIVDEVLEVCDRLGVSPMPGGADVEFPEPQRS; from the coding sequence ATGGTCGATTTCACGGACCAATCGGTGATCGTGACAGGAGCCGGGCGTGGGCTCGGCCGGTTGTATGCACTCGACCTGGCCAAGCGCGGCGCGGCCGTCGTTGTCAACGACATCGGGTCGACCATGCGCGGGGACGGCGTGGACGCCGCCGTCGCAGACTCGGTGGTGGACGAGATCACCGCCGCCGGCGGGCGCGCGGTCGCCTCGCACGACTCGGTCGACACCGCGGAGGGCGGAGCGGCGATCGTCGAGACGGCGGTCGATGCGTTCGGCCGCCTCGATGCGGTGATCAGCAACGCGGGCATCTTCGGCAGCGTCGCCTTCGAAGATCTCTCGCACGACGACTGGACCCGGATGCTGCGCGTGCACCTCGACGGCGGCTTCCACCTGTCCCAGCCCGCCTACCGGGCCATGAAGACGGGTGGCGGCGGCCGGTTCGTGTTCATCTCCTCCTCGGCAGGTGTCTTCGGCCAGCCGATGGAGGCACACTATGCGGCGGCCAAGGCGGGCCTGATCGGCTTGACGAATGTCATTGCGATCGAAGGCGAAGCGCACGGCATCCAGGCCAATGCGGTACTGCCAACCGGCTTCTCGCGGATGGTGACCGAGACCGTCGGGGACGAGAAATTCCTCGCCGAATCCGGCTTCATGCGCGCCATCCGGCCCGAACTGGTGGTTCCACTCGTGGTGTACCTGGCGAGTGCGGCCTGCACGTTCAGCCATCGCAACTACTCGGCGTGCGCAGGGCGCTTCGCCCGTGCATTCATCGGGCTCAGTGAGGGCTGGCTCGCCGATGCCGACACCGAGCCGTCCGCCGAAGACATTGCCGCACATCTTGACCAGATATCCGCCACCGAGAAGTTCATCGTGCCGACCTCGATCGTCGATGAAGTCCTGGAGGTCTGCGATCGCCTCGGTGTGAGCCCCATGCCGGGCGGCGCCGACGTCGAATTCCCCGAGCCGCAACGGAGCTGA
- a CDS encoding nitric oxide reductase activation protein NorD has protein sequence MVDDDERLARLAVVASALAGHPVVVVPAEPGSPAWTDGQNIYVDPAATHRATVEAIALQASLIAAGSLDPDIVRALSRKGRVAARYLAVEGHRALLANADVLPGMLASLADADVARRSHSAAESLAIAKSPTPIPAAPAQFGEIRPKRVLEMIGRRGTVTDHDTVGHIPRRNGKAELEELDDGEMPTDGNDPDLFSSPVGGGGFIGKWLKKMLSSTRAGSSGGGPPGADSPTHRTNAATRGASAVSSTASAGIEDGTDAKAGGVTYPEWDVNQRRYRPDWCTVREVEPLVEPAASAVIDDAIAFRRPLARLGMGLHRRHRQPQGDDIDIDAAVSARVEVRAGSVPDESVYLDSLRRRRDLSVLVLLDVSGSSAEAGTVGKTVHEQQRIAAANLVVALNDLGDRVALYAYNSQGRTAVNVMPIKRMDDHLDSQVLRKLNSVQPVAYSRLGAAIRHGTRVLEERGGTSRRLLVVLSDGLAYDHGYERGYGAADARRALTEARRRGTGCVCLTVGASVDSADLRNVFGTAAYAVVGRPEQLTGVIGPLFRSAVRAAEVRRRVSATRA, from the coding sequence ATGGTCGACGACGACGAGCGGCTTGCCCGCCTTGCCGTGGTCGCCTCGGCGCTGGCCGGGCACCCGGTGGTCGTCGTGCCCGCGGAGCCGGGGTCACCGGCATGGACCGACGGGCAGAACATCTACGTCGATCCCGCTGCGACGCACCGCGCAACCGTCGAGGCGATCGCCCTTCAAGCGTCCCTGATCGCGGCGGGCAGTCTGGATCCCGACATCGTCAGAGCCCTGAGTCGGAAGGGCCGGGTGGCGGCTCGGTACCTGGCTGTCGAGGGGCATCGCGCGCTGCTGGCCAATGCCGACGTGCTGCCCGGGATGCTGGCGTCGTTGGCAGATGCCGATGTGGCGCGTCGCAGCCACTCGGCGGCAGAGTCATTGGCGATCGCGAAGAGCCCGACGCCGATCCCTGCAGCGCCCGCACAATTCGGCGAGATCCGGCCGAAGCGGGTGCTCGAGATGATCGGACGCAGGGGCACAGTCACCGATCACGACACTGTCGGTCACATCCCGCGACGCAACGGCAAAGCCGAATTGGAAGAGCTCGACGACGGTGAAATGCCGACGGACGGAAACGATCCCGATCTGTTCAGCAGTCCGGTCGGTGGCGGCGGGTTCATCGGGAAGTGGCTCAAGAAGATGCTGTCATCCACCCGTGCGGGCAGTTCGGGCGGCGGCCCACCGGGTGCGGACTCACCGACGCACCGCACCAACGCGGCCACTCGTGGTGCCAGCGCAGTCTCGTCGACCGCCTCAGCGGGTATCGAGGACGGGACCGACGCCAAAGCCGGCGGCGTGACATACCCGGAATGGGACGTCAACCAGCGACGATACCGCCCGGACTGGTGCACCGTACGCGAGGTCGAACCACTGGTCGAGCCGGCAGCGTCGGCCGTCATCGACGACGCCATCGCATTTCGCCGGCCGCTGGCACGCCTGGGGATGGGCCTGCACCGTCGGCACCGACAGCCACAGGGCGACGACATCGACATCGACGCCGCCGTGAGCGCCCGGGTGGAGGTGCGGGCCGGCTCGGTGCCGGATGAATCGGTCTACCTGGACAGTCTGCGCCGACGTCGGGACCTGTCGGTGCTGGTGCTGCTCGATGTGTCGGGATCGTCGGCCGAGGCCGGCACCGTCGGCAAGACGGTCCACGAACAGCAGCGGATCGCCGCCGCCAATCTCGTGGTTGCGCTGAACGACCTCGGCGATCGCGTCGCGCTGTACGCGTACAACTCACAGGGCCGGACGGCCGTGAACGTCATGCCGATCAAGCGCATGGATGATCATCTGGACAGCCAGGTATTGCGCAAACTCAACAGTGTGCAACCGGTTGCCTACTCGCGCCTCGGGGCCGCCATCCGGCACGGAACCAGGGTGCTGGAGGAGCGCGGCGGCACGTCGCGGCGACTCCTCGTCGTCTTGTCGGACGGCCTTGCCTACGACCACGGCTACGAGCGCGGCTACGGCGCGGCCGACGCACGCCGAGCGTTGACCGAGGCGCGCAGGCGCGGCACCGGCTGTGTGTGCCTGACCGTCGGCGCGAGCGTCGATTCCGCCGACCTCCGCAATGTCTTCGGTACCGCCGCATATGCGGTCGTGGGCCGTCCTGAGCAGCTCACGGGCGTCATCGGGCCGCTGTTCCGATCGGCAGTCCGGGCCGCTGAAGTCCGCCGCCGCGTGTCGGCAACCCGCGCTTGA
- a CDS encoding CbbQ/NirQ/NorQ/GpvN family protein — protein sequence MPQLPGELEHQNGATYLPVGERPYYRAVGNEEAVFKAAYRQGLSLVLKGPTGCGKTRFVEAMAHDLGRPLITVACHDDLTTADLVGRYLLRGDETVWVDGPLTRAVREGSICYLDEVVEARQDTTVVLHPLADYRRQLPIERLGVTLDAAPGFGLVVSYNPGYQSVLKDLKDSTRQRMVAIEFGFPAAEIEEGIVAHEAGIDPAVAAELVRFGQAVRRLETGGLREVASTRVLIAAGRLTAEGLSMREAALAAIAGPLTDDAAVFRGLAEMIDVYLCAPH from the coding sequence ATGCCACAGCTCCCGGGCGAGCTCGAGCACCAGAACGGGGCTACCTACCTTCCCGTTGGGGAGCGTCCCTACTACCGGGCCGTCGGAAACGAAGAAGCCGTCTTCAAGGCGGCTTACCGACAAGGTCTTTCGCTGGTACTCAAGGGACCCACCGGCTGTGGCAAGACCCGGTTCGTCGAGGCGATGGCCCACGATCTGGGCCGCCCGCTGATCACCGTGGCGTGCCACGACGACCTGACCACCGCAGACCTGGTCGGCCGCTACCTGCTGCGAGGCGACGAGACCGTCTGGGTCGACGGGCCGCTGACCCGAGCGGTCCGCGAAGGCTCGATCTGTTACCTCGACGAGGTCGTCGAGGCCCGCCAGGACACGACTGTGGTCCTGCACCCGCTGGCCGACTACCGCCGCCAACTGCCGATCGAGCGGCTCGGTGTGACGTTGGATGCCGCGCCCGGCTTCGGCCTGGTCGTCTCGTACAACCCCGGTTACCAGAGTGTGTTGAAGGACCTCAAGGACTCCACCCGTCAGCGCATGGTGGCCATCGAGTTCGGTTTCCCCGCAGCCGAAATCGAGGAAGGCATCGTGGCGCACGAGGCGGGCATCGACCCCGCGGTGGCCGCCGAACTGGTGCGCTTCGGCCAGGCGGTGCGCCGGCTGGAGACCGGCGGACTTCGCGAGGTGGCCTCGACGCGTGTGTTGATCGCGGCGGGCCGGCTGACCGCCGAGGGCTTGTCGATGCGCGAGGCGGCGCTCGCGGCGATCGCAGGTCCGCTGACCGACGATGCGGCCGTCTTCCGCGGACTCGCCGAGATGATCGACGTCTACCTCTGTGCACCCCACTAG
- a CDS encoding ABC transporter substrate-binding protein: MSYESSAEPIKVGYLMDFTLPPGFPEELLSSFTRCFDLVFEEAMADGLIDRPVQMIYKEVEGLPKGSVKAVIDAYGELVDEGALVVFGPNITDNCVPLREAIEERFRVPAISVTGTDDWLGEWTFSFPQGSMTDEPIFLADLIAKRGLSQIGVLVEQSLIGESYLKNLRSACRHKGIRIVAEAAIAQTAQDIDDAVRSLHEAKAEAIVHLGFGFGIVFVNPVLDALNWDPPRFTTTAFQNAWVNPIMWNAFMGWVGVDQYDEGNPIGQAWLDRYAERYDGSRPEYCVTVVNHDVAATLVRAFADSHPLSPRGVKEALERVKMMPAASGAPGTRVSLGKWTRRAWMGAGYLVARRLDADGVNSHLVDRFGEEG; this comes from the coding sequence ATGTCTTACGAGAGCAGCGCTGAGCCGATCAAAGTCGGCTATCTGATGGACTTCACGCTGCCGCCCGGCTTTCCCGAAGAGCTCCTGTCGTCGTTCACCCGGTGCTTCGACCTGGTCTTCGAGGAGGCCATGGCCGACGGCCTCATCGACCGGCCGGTACAGATGATCTACAAAGAGGTCGAGGGGTTGCCCAAAGGCAGCGTCAAGGCCGTGATCGACGCCTACGGCGAACTCGTCGACGAGGGCGCTCTGGTGGTGTTCGGTCCGAACATCACCGACAACTGCGTGCCGCTGCGTGAGGCGATCGAGGAACGCTTCAGAGTTCCCGCGATCAGCGTGACCGGCACCGACGACTGGCTCGGCGAGTGGACGTTCTCGTTTCCGCAGGGCTCGATGACCGACGAGCCGATCTTCCTCGCCGACTTGATCGCAAAGCGCGGATTGAGCCAGATCGGTGTGCTGGTCGAACAGAGCCTGATCGGCGAAAGCTATCTGAAGAACCTGCGAAGTGCCTGCCGGCACAAGGGCATTCGGATCGTCGCCGAGGCGGCCATCGCCCAGACCGCGCAGGACATCGACGACGCAGTCCGCTCGCTGCACGAGGCCAAAGCAGAGGCGATCGTGCACTTGGGCTTCGGCTTCGGCATCGTCTTCGTCAATCCGGTGCTGGACGCGCTCAACTGGGATCCGCCGCGGTTCACCACGACCGCCTTCCAGAACGCCTGGGTCAATCCGATCATGTGGAACGCGTTCATGGGCTGGGTCGGCGTCGACCAGTACGACGAGGGCAATCCGATCGGGCAGGCGTGGCTCGACCGCTACGCCGAGCGCTACGACGGCAGCCGGCCCGAGTACTGCGTGACGGTGGTCAACCACGACGTGGCCGCCACGCTGGTGCGCGCGTTCGCGGACTCACACCCGCTCAGCCCGCGCGGAGTCAAAGAGGCGTTGGAGCGCGTGAAGATGATGCCCGCCGCGTCCGGCGCCCCGGGAACCCGTGTGTCGCTGGGCAAATGGACGCGACGGGCGTGGATGGGGGCCGGATATCTGGTGGCGCGCAGGCTCGACGCCGACGGCGTCAATTCGCATCTGGTCGATCGCTTTGGAGAGGAAGGCTGA
- a CDS encoding spirocyclase AveC family protein encodes MTTQESAPAPLPTESKRSGPNWGRVISLVAWLAFLGLFVAVGRTDVDPRVANPNVEGRPRPVEFLTGWDHWQLVPQIGAAIMVAALTIVFIRGWRKNPGSPVLLMVLCTTLIVWQDPIMNWSPYAVYNPMLLHWPESWYLIMMSPTVEPFIVFGYVTFYFGPYFPAIWILRKLQAKYGPESFVTRHPLISLGGLVLVIGFIFDAILEISLVRTGLYIYAQAIPFGTLFPGSTFQFPLLWESLSVTFVMIPAAILVYRDDTGKSVAEKLAAKAKLFPTKPVLGTFLVMFAIINVSYFVYGGWFWVIKASGAATSVACPWPYPEAKVYDPQGNYEKAGAQGPFSVGKWSTWQQGLPDGRPDVTPPPPGEGTCAPGAANG; translated from the coding sequence ATGACAACGCAGGAATCCGCCCCGGCACCGTTACCCACCGAGTCGAAGCGCTCCGGCCCCAACTGGGGGCGGGTGATCTCGCTGGTCGCCTGGCTGGCCTTCCTCGGGCTGTTCGTCGCCGTCGGCCGCACCGACGTCGATCCTCGGGTGGCCAACCCGAACGTCGAGGGGCGGCCCCGTCCGGTCGAGTTCCTCACCGGGTGGGATCACTGGCAGCTGGTGCCGCAGATCGGCGCCGCGATCATGGTCGCGGCGCTCACCATCGTGTTCATCCGGGGCTGGCGCAAGAATCCGGGCAGCCCCGTATTGCTGATGGTGCTCTGCACGACGCTCATCGTGTGGCAGGACCCGATCATGAACTGGTCGCCGTATGCGGTGTACAACCCGATGTTGTTGCACTGGCCGGAATCCTGGTACCTGATCATGATGTCGCCGACGGTCGAACCGTTCATCGTATTCGGCTACGTGACGTTCTACTTCGGTCCGTACTTCCCGGCGATCTGGATTCTGCGCAAGCTGCAGGCCAAGTACGGCCCGGAATCCTTCGTCACCCGGCATCCGCTGATCAGCCTCGGTGGGTTGGTACTGGTCATCGGGTTCATCTTCGATGCCATCCTGGAGATCAGCCTGGTCCGCACCGGCCTCTACATCTACGCTCAGGCGATACCGTTCGGAACTCTGTTCCCCGGCAGCACGTTCCAGTTCCCGCTGCTCTGGGAGTCGCTGTCGGTGACGTTCGTGATGATCCCGGCGGCCATCCTCGTCTACCGCGATGACACCGGGAAGTCGGTGGCGGAGAAACTCGCAGCGAAAGCCAAGCTCTTCCCGACCAAGCCGGTACTGGGCACCTTCCTCGTGATGTTCGCGATCATCAACGTGTCGTACTTCGTTTATGGCGGCTGGTTCTGGGTGATCAAGGCCAGCGGCGCCGCCACCTCGGTGGCTTGCCCGTGGCCGTATCCGGAGGCCAAGGTGTACGACCCGCAGGGCAACTACGAGAAGGCCGGTGCGCAAGGACCGTTCTCGGTCGGCAAGTGGTCGACGTGGCAGCAAGGTCTGCCGGACGGTCGCCCCGACGTGACGCCGCCACCGCCTGGCGAAGGCACCTGCGCACCCGGTGCCGCGAATGGCTAA
- a CDS encoding SDR family oxidoreductase, with the protein MANGRTVVITGAARGLGFASAVRLYREGWQVVAAMRTPDRGMPLLREATGAAEDDDRLIGVALDLMDLDSVANAAKSIEERVGAPYALVHNAGISSAGMAEETDVELWQRMFATHVVGPVALTNALLPSMRAAGEGRIVLVCSSAGVRGQPATAPYSASKGAMERWGESLASEIAPFGLGVTVLITGTYDTEIITDAGTTDDRDFGGPYARLHQTMNTRGRFAMKLARSPERFADGLVKALADRGPFRRHGVGPDASMLLVANRVLPPAAMHQMSRIVLGIPRQGSMRNGAYPLTAAQKAMVLGMKVIPQPVMQRIVAMAATRSTAKQPPQQPTD; encoded by the coding sequence ATGGCTAACGGACGCACGGTCGTCATCACCGGCGCGGCACGCGGTTTGGGGTTCGCCTCGGCGGTGCGGCTGTACCGAGAGGGTTGGCAGGTAGTGGCCGCTATGCGGACTCCGGACCGCGGCATGCCGCTGCTCCGCGAAGCGACCGGTGCAGCCGAGGACGACGATCGTCTCATCGGGGTGGCCCTCGACCTGATGGACCTGGACTCGGTTGCCAACGCCGCCAAGTCAATCGAGGAACGTGTCGGAGCGCCGTACGCCCTCGTGCACAACGCAGGCATCTCCTCGGCCGGGATGGCCGAGGAGACAGACGTCGAGCTGTGGCAACGGATGTTCGCCACCCACGTGGTCGGTCCGGTGGCGTTGACCAACGCGCTGCTGCCGTCGATGCGGGCCGCGGGGGAGGGCCGGATCGTTCTGGTATGTAGCTCGGCCGGGGTGCGCGGGCAGCCTGCCACCGCGCCGTACTCGGCGAGCAAGGGCGCCATGGAACGCTGGGGCGAATCGTTGGCATCCGAGATCGCACCCTTCGGTCTCGGAGTGACAGTTCTGATCACCGGAACCTACGACACCGAGATCATCACCGACGCCGGCACCACGGACGACCGTGACTTCGGTGGCCCCTACGCGCGGCTTCACCAGACGATGAACACCCGTGGCCGCTTCGCCATGAAACTGGCCAGGTCGCCGGAGCGGTTCGCCGACGGGTTGGTCAAAGCGCTGGCCGACCGTGGCCCGTTCCGCCGCCATGGGGTCGGCCCGGATGCGTCGATGTTGTTGGTGGCCAACAGAGTTCTGCCGCCTGCAGCGATGCACCAGATGTCGCGGATCGTGCTGGGCATCCCCAGGCAAGGTTCGATGCGCAACGGCGCGTACCCCCTGACCGCGGCCCAGAAAGCGATGGTGCTCGGCATGAAAGTCATTCCGCAGCCGGTGATGCAACGCATCGTCGCGATGGCGGCCACACGTTCCACTGCCAAACAGCCACCGCAGCAACCGACTGACTGA